The following DNA comes from Myxococcus fulvus.
GGAAGATGAGCGGGTTGCAGAAGCCCGTCAGCAGCGTGCCGCCGGGCCGCAGCACGCGGAACGCCTCGCGCCAGACCGGCTGGATGTCGTCCACGAAGCCGTTGGAGCACGGGTGGAAGATGAGGTCGAAGCTGCCGTCCTCGAAGACGGACAAGTCCCGCATGTCCCCCTCCTCCAGGCGCAGCGTCAGCCCCTCGCGCTCGGCCACCAGCCGGTCCTGCCCCAGCTGCGCCGGGGAGTTGTCGAGCACCGACACCTTCGCGCCCGCCGCCGCGAGGATGGGCGCCTGCTGTCCACCGGAGCCCGCCAGACACAACACGCGCTGGCCGGCGACCTCGCCGAACCACTCGCGAGGGACAATCTTCGTCGGAGTGAGCAGGATGCCCCACTCCCCCTTGCGCGCCGCCGCGATGACCTCCGGCCCCACCGGCACCGTCCACCGGTTGCCCAGGGACACCTGGCGATTCCAGGCGTCGCGGTTGTGCTTCCGTACGTCGATGGCCTCAGTCGTCATGTAGCACCCGTCCTTCCATGCCTCCGGCGATGGTGACGACCTCACCCGTCACGTGGCCGGAGACGAAATCCGACGCGAGCATCACCACCGCGCGCGCCACGTCCTCGGGCTGGCCCACCTTGCGCAACGGCATGGTGCGTGTCACCCGCTTCACGAACCCCTCGGCCTTCAGCTTGTCGCGGTTGCGGTCCACTTCCGTCCAACCAGGGCACACCACGTTGACGCGGGCACCCGGGGCGATGCGGCCCAGCTCGTTCTTCAGGCTGCGAAGGAAGCCGCTCGCCAGCGCGCCCTTGGCCGCCCCGTAGTCGGCGTGTCCCGCCTCGCCGAACAGGCCCGCGGTGGAGCTGACGATGACGATGTTGCCCACGCCCGTCGTCTTCACGTGGCGCAGGAAGGCGCGGCAGCACAGGAAGACACTGTCCAGATTCTCCGCCAGCGTGCGGCGCCAGCGCTCCAACGACATCTCCCACACCGGCACGTCCGGCGCCGGATACACGCCCGCGTTGCACACGAGCACGTCCAGTCGTCCCAGGGCCGCCACCGACGCGGGCACCAGCGCGTCCACCTGGGCCTCCACCG
Coding sequences within:
- a CDS encoding class I SAM-dependent methyltransferase, which produces MTTEAIDVRKHNRDAWNRQVSLGNRWTVPVGPEVIAAARKGEWGILLTPTKIVPREWFGEVAGQRVLCLAGSGGQQAPILAAAGAKVSVLDNSPAQLGQDRLVAEREGLTLRLEEGDMRDLSVFEDGSFDLIFHPCSNGFVDDIQPVWREAFRVLRPGGTLLTGFCNPLIFLLDPDLQDQGVMQLKYKMPYSDFTSLTDAERRRYTDKHEPLSVGHSLEDQIGGQLRAGFVLTGFFEDGFGPGDKLSEYIDGFIATRAVKPPPP
- a CDS encoding SDR family NAD(P)-dependent oxidoreductase; translated protein: MDTELKGQGVLVTGGAGGIGTAIVQAFAAEGAKVVVHYHSREAKARELAGQVGGAAVGADLTVEAQVDALVPASVAALGRLDVLVCNAGVYPAPDVPVWEMSLERWRRTLAENLDSVFLCCRAFLRHVKTTGVGNIVIVSSTAGLFGEAGHADYGAAKGALASGFLRSLKNELGRIAPGARVNVVCPGWTEVDRNRDKLKAEGFVKRVTRTMPLRKVGQPEDVARAVVMLASDFVSGHVTGEVVTIAGGMEGRVLHDD